One Salmo salar chromosome ssa01, Ssal_v3.1, whole genome shotgun sequence DNA window includes the following coding sequences:
- the LOC106601641 gene encoding gap junction beta-4 protein-like has product MNWSALESLLSGVNKYSTMFGRVWLSMVFVFRVMVFVVAAQPVWGDETKDFVCNTRQPGCTNVCYDSIFPISHIRLWALQLIFVTCPSLMVVAHVKYREGKDSKYTAQHQGSHMYANPGKKRGGLWWTYLVSLIFKAGFDVAFLYILYYIYHGYDMPRLSKCALEPCPNTVDCYISRPMEKKIFTILMVVSSALCVFMCILEMFYLVGMRLQKVLKVWQANKRLLFAERHKVTNIALPRSSYIRVDPTIGSQQNINRQKKAEEAAATGL; this is encoded by the coding sequence ATGAACTGGTCAGCACTAGAGAGCCTCCTTAGCGGGGTCAACAAGTACTCCACAATGTTCGGCCgtgtgtggctgtccatggtattTGTGTTTCGTGTCATGGTGTTCGTGGTGGCCGCCCAGCCCGTGTGGGGAGACGAGACCAAGGACTTTGTGTGCAACACCAGGCAGCCCGGCTGCACCAACGTCTGCTACGACAGCATCTTCCCCATCTCACACATCCGCCTGTGGGCCCTACAGCTCATTTTCGTCACCTGTCCCTCTCTCATGGTGGTGGCGCACGTCAAGTACCGCGAGGGGAAGGATTCAAAGTATACTGCCCAACACCAGGGCTCTCACATGTACGCCAACCCAGGGAAGAAACGTGGAGGCCTGTGGTGGACCTACCTGGTCAGCCTGATCTTCAAGGCCGGGTTTGATGTAGCCTTCCTCTACATTCTCTACTATATCTACCACGGGTATGACATGCCACGGCTCTCCAAGTGTGCCCTGGAGCCTTGCCCCAACACAGTGGACTGCTACATCTCCAGGCCCATGGAGAAGAAGATCTTCACCATCCTCATGGTGGTCTCCTCAGCCCTCTGCGTCTTCATGTGCATACTGGAGATGTTCTATCTGGTGGGCATGCGCTTACAGAAGGTGCTCAAAGTATGGCAGGCCAACAAGAGACTGCTCTTTGCTGAGCGCCATAAGGTCACCAACATTGCTCTGCCGAGGTCATCGTACATCAGGGTAGATCCAACTATTGGGAGCCAGCAGAACATCAACAGACAGAAGAAGGCAGAGGAGGCTGCTGCCACAGGCCTGTAG